From Deltaproteobacteria bacterium, a single genomic window includes:
- a CDS encoding (2Fe-2S)-binding protein, with protein MSSIAIEVNGVAQTREVEPRLLLVHFLRDVLGLTGTHVGCDTSQCGACTVLLDGKAVKSCSLFAVQVEGRSVTTIEGLAQDGKLHPVQQAFWDQHGLQCGFCTPGMILSACELLACNPSPTESEIRAGLEGNLCRCTGYTNIVKAVQQAAAAR; from the coding sequence GTGAGCTCCATCGCCATCGAGGTCAACGGCGTTGCTCAGACCCGCGAGGTCGAGCCCCGCCTGCTGCTCGTCCATTTCCTGCGCGACGTCCTCGGCCTGACCGGGACGCACGTGGGCTGCGACACCAGCCAATGCGGCGCCTGCACCGTCCTCCTCGACGGCAAGGCCGTGAAGTCCTGTTCCCTGTTCGCGGTCCAGGTCGAAGGGCGTTCCGTCACCACCATCGAAGGCCTGGCGCAGGACGGCAAGCTGCATCCGGTGCAGCAGGCGTTCTGGGACCAGCATGGGTTGCAGTGCGGGTTCTGCACGCCGGGAATGATCCTCTCGGCCTGCGAGCTGCTCGCCTGCAACCCGAGCCCGACCGAGAGCGAGATCCGCGCGGGCCTCGAAGGCAATCTCTGCCGTTGCACGGGATACACGAACATCGTCAAGGCGGTGCAGCAGGCCGCCGCCGCGAGGTGA
- a CDS encoding xanthine dehydrogenase family protein molybdopterin-binding subunit, whose translation MPERLFGASIKRREDPRLITGKGQFVDDVRVPGTTYAAFVRSPHAHARIARIDASAAKRLQGVVAVYTGKDLVDGGVKPIPTGWLIPNIKIPAHYPLATDRARYMGDAVAVVIAESPYVARDAAELIDVEYEPLPAVADPAKAVQRGAPAVHDEAADNVCFRWQLGDKAATDKAFAGAAKVVKESFRNHRLIPNAIEPRSALASVNPGTGEVTLWLTTQNPHVHRLIMSAFVLGLPEHKLRVISPDVGGGFGSKIFVYPEECVVTWASRALSRPVKWTADRREAFLSDAHGRDHYSDAEMALSEDGRILALRVKTIANMGAYLSLFAPAIPTYLYGTLLAGAYQTPAIHVDVTAVFTHTTPVDAYRGAGRPEACYLLERMVDLSARELGMDPLEIRRKNFIPKEKFPYQTPVAVLYDSGNYAAALDKALESFDYAAFRKEQEQARKRGRYLGVGFSTYVEACGLAPSQVAGALGAQAGLYESATVRVHPTGKVTVFTGSHSHGQGHETTFAQVAADELQLPLEDVEIVHGDTGQVPFGMGSYGSRSGPVGTAAVYMGTQKIKEKAKKIAAHLLEANEADVVYEGGKFSVKGSPGRFKTFGDIALMAYLAHNMPKNLEPGLEAISFFDPGNFVFPFGTHICVVEVMRDTGQVKVLRYLAVDDLGRVINPMIVDGMVHGGVAQGVSQALWEHAEYDENGQLITGSFMNYALPHADDLPSVQVGRTETPSPVNPLGIKGAGETGTIASTAAVSNAVMDALAPFEVRHIDMPLTPGRIWEALQGR comes from the coding sequence ATGCCCGAGCGACTCTTCGGAGCCAGCATCAAGCGCCGCGAGGACCCGCGCCTGATCACCGGCAAGGGGCAGTTCGTGGACGACGTGCGCGTCCCCGGGACGACGTACGCGGCGTTCGTTCGCAGCCCTCACGCCCACGCCCGCATCGCGCGCATCGACGCGTCGGCGGCGAAGCGGCTCCAGGGCGTCGTCGCCGTGTACACCGGCAAGGACCTGGTCGACGGCGGGGTGAAACCGATCCCGACTGGCTGGCTGATCCCGAACATCAAGATCCCGGCCCACTACCCGCTCGCAACCGATCGCGCCCGCTACATGGGAGACGCCGTCGCGGTGGTGATCGCGGAGTCGCCTTACGTCGCCCGCGACGCCGCCGAGCTGATCGACGTCGAATACGAGCCGCTGCCCGCCGTCGCCGATCCGGCCAAAGCGGTTCAACGCGGCGCTCCGGCGGTGCACGACGAGGCCGCCGACAACGTCTGCTTCCGCTGGCAGCTCGGCGACAAGGCGGCGACCGACAAGGCCTTTGCCGGCGCGGCGAAGGTGGTGAAGGAGAGCTTCCGCAACCACCGGCTGATCCCCAACGCCATCGAGCCGCGCTCCGCGCTCGCCAGCGTCAATCCGGGCACTGGCGAGGTGACGCTCTGGCTGACGACGCAGAACCCGCACGTGCACCGGCTGATCATGTCGGCGTTCGTCCTCGGGCTGCCGGAGCACAAGCTGCGCGTGATCTCGCCCGACGTGGGCGGCGGATTCGGATCGAAGATCTTCGTCTATCCGGAGGAGTGCGTCGTCACCTGGGCATCGCGCGCGCTCTCGCGTCCGGTCAAGTGGACCGCCGATCGGCGCGAGGCGTTCCTCAGCGACGCGCACGGCCGCGATCACTACAGTGACGCCGAGATGGCGCTCTCCGAGGATGGACGGATCCTCGCGCTGCGGGTGAAGACCATCGCCAACATGGGCGCGTACCTGTCGCTCTTCGCCCCCGCCATCCCGACCTATCTCTACGGAACGCTGCTCGCGGGCGCCTACCAGACGCCGGCGATCCATGTCGACGTCACTGCGGTCTTCACCCACACCACGCCGGTCGACGCCTATCGCGGCGCGGGCCGGCCCGAGGCCTGCTACCTCCTCGAGCGCATGGTGGATCTGTCGGCGCGCGAGCTGGGGATGGATCCGCTGGAGATCCGCCGCAAGAACTTCATCCCCAAGGAGAAGTTCCCCTACCAGACGCCGGTCGCGGTCCTCTACGACAGCGGGAACTATGCGGCCGCGCTCGACAAGGCGCTGGAGAGCTTCGACTACGCCGCGTTCCGCAAGGAGCAGGAGCAGGCGCGCAAGCGCGGCCGCTATCTCGGCGTCGGGTTCTCCACCTATGTCGAGGCATGTGGTCTGGCCCCTTCGCAGGTCGCGGGGGCGCTGGGGGCGCAGGCAGGTCTCTACGAGAGCGCTACCGTGCGCGTGCATCCCACCGGCAAGGTGACGGTCTTTACCGGCTCGCACAGCCACGGGCAGGGACACGAGACGACGTTCGCCCAGGTGGCCGCGGACGAGCTGCAGCTGCCGCTCGAAGACGTAGAGATCGTCCACGGCGATACCGGCCAGGTACCGTTCGGGATGGGCTCGTACGGCAGCCGCAGCGGACCCGTCGGCACGGCCGCCGTCTACATGGGCACGCAGAAGATCAAGGAGAAGGCGAAGAAGATCGCCGCGCACCTGCTGGAGGCGAACGAAGCCGACGTCGTCTACGAAGGCGGCAAGTTCTCGGTGAAGGGCTCGCCGGGACGCTTCAAGACCTTCGGCGACATCGCGCTGATGGCCTATCTCGCGCACAACATGCCGAAGAACCTGGAGCCCGGCCTCGAGGCGATCAGCTTCTTCGATCCGGGCAACTTCGTGTTCCCGTTCGGGACGCACATCTGCGTGGTGGAAGTAATGCGCGACACCGGGCAGGTGAAGGTGCTTCGCTACCTGGCGGTCGACGATCTCGGACGCGTCATCAACCCCATGATCGTCGACGGCATGGTGCACGGCGGCGTTGCGCAGGGCGTCTCGCAAGCCCTGTGGGAGCACGCGGAGTACGACGAGAACGGCCAGCTGATCACCGGATCGTTCATGAACTACGCGCTGCCGCACGCCGACGACCTGCCTTCGGTACAGGTGGGCCGGACGGAGACGCCGAGCCCCGTGAACCCGCTCGGCATCAAGGGGGCGGGCGAGACCGGCACCATCGCCTCCACTGCCGCCGTTTCCAATGCGGTCATGGATGCGCTCGCGCCGTTCGAGGTCCGCCACATCGACATGCCGCTCACTCCAGGCCGGATCTGGGAAGCCCTGCAGGGCCGCTGA
- a CDS encoding xanthine dehydrogenase family protein subunit M: MYSAPFEYHAPATLSEAIALLGRYGDEAKVLAGSQSLIPLMKLRLAQPAHVVDLRKVDGLTGVREAQGALLVGALTTHAAMAASELVRAKLPMAAEAASQIGDPQVRNLGTIGGSLAHADPSADWPAVLTALDATVVLAGPRGERTLKVQDLITGPLSTVLENGELLTQVKIPLPPARTAGAYEKLPNPASRFAIVGVAAEVSLDARNTVQWSRIAITGLAPKVTRATAVEQALQGKTADAATVKAASARAAAGMELRPDLTGSAAYKAQLAAVYTERAVLRAVSRARER; the protein is encoded by the coding sequence ATGTACTCCGCTCCGTTCGAGTACCACGCTCCCGCGACGCTCTCGGAAGCCATCGCCCTGCTCGGCCGCTACGGCGACGAGGCGAAAGTCCTCGCCGGCAGCCAGAGCCTCATCCCGCTGATGAAGCTGCGGCTCGCGCAGCCAGCCCACGTCGTCGATCTGCGCAAGGTGGACGGCCTCACTGGCGTGCGCGAGGCGCAGGGTGCGCTGCTCGTCGGCGCGCTGACCACGCACGCGGCGATGGCCGCCTCCGAGTTGGTGCGCGCGAAGCTGCCGATGGCGGCGGAGGCGGCGAGCCAGATCGGCGATCCGCAGGTGCGCAATCTCGGCACCATCGGCGGCAGCCTCGCGCACGCGGATCCGTCGGCGGACTGGCCCGCGGTGCTTACGGCGCTGGACGCCACGGTGGTTCTCGCCGGCCCACGGGGAGAGCGGACCCTGAAAGTGCAGGACCTGATCACGGGCCCGCTCAGCACGGTCCTCGAGAACGGGGAGCTGCTGACGCAAGTCAAGATTCCGCTACCGCCCGCGCGGACCGCAGGAGCGTACGAGAAGCTGCCCAACCCGGCGTCGCGATTCGCGATCGTCGGCGTCGCGGCCGAAGTGTCGCTGGATGCGCGAAACACGGTGCAGTGGTCGCGCATTGCCATCACCGGCCTTGCCCCGAAGGTGACGCGCGCGACGGCGGTCGAGCAGGCCTTGCAGGGCAAGACTGCAGATGCCGCCACGGTCAAGGCGGCCTCCGCCCGCGCAGCCGCGGGGATGGAGCTCCGCCCCGACCTGACCGGGTCGGCTGCGTACAAGGCGCAGCTCGCGGCCGTGTACACGGAGCGCGCCGTGCTCCGCGCCGTCTCGCGCGCCCGCGAGCGCTGA
- a CDS encoding iron-sulfur cluster assembly scaffold protein, protein MDRLSRRRSDSRRAFLRDLLPRHFARRGAAACDGRRPDGGRRDRGALGGRNHRARDLVPARAVPARRAQGTTRLSAPLYGEVIADHARNPRNRGALESPDAAHEGVNPLCGDRVRIELRIRDRRLAALRFQAEACMVSIAAASILGDLLNGVPVEAARKLADAELLAALRTELRPSRVSCALLPLQILRSALEAVADVATSAGG, encoded by the coding sequence CTGGATCGCCTATCTCGGCGACGTTCCGATTCTCGGCGCGCCTTCCTGCGGGATCTTCTCCCGCGCCACTTCGCTCGACGTGGTGCTGCCGCGTGTGATGGCAGGCGACCGGATGGGGGCCGCCGAGATCGCGGCGCTCTCGGCGGGCGGAATCATCGCGCCCGAGACCTCGTACCGGCTCGCGCCGTACCGGCAAGGCGTGCCCAGGGGACAACTCGATTGAGCGCGCCGCTGTATGGCGAAGTGATCGCGGACCATGCGCGCAATCCCCGCAACCGCGGCGCCCTGGAATCGCCCGATGCCGCGCACGAAGGGGTCAATCCGCTCTGCGGCGACCGCGTGCGCATCGAGCTGCGCATCCGCGATCGGCGCTTGGCCGCGCTGCGCTTCCAGGCGGAAGCGTGCATGGTCTCGATCGCCGCGGCATCGATCCTCGGCGACCTCTTGAACGGGGTTCCGGTCGAAGCCGCGCGCAAGCTCGCCGACGCGGAGCTGCTCGCAGCGCTGCGGACGGAGCTGCGCCCTTCGCGGGTCAGCTGTGCGCTGTTGCCTCTCCAGATTCTGCGGTCGGCGCTGGAGGCCGTGGCGGATGTGGCTACTTCAGCCGGCGGATGA